Below is a genomic region from Vitis riparia cultivar Riparia Gloire de Montpellier isolate 1030 chromosome 16, EGFV_Vit.rip_1.0, whole genome shotgun sequence.
gaatactTCATAAATTTTTGCTCTTAATAGCAAATAAGTCGTGAGTtctgaaaaaaggaaaagaaaacgctaaattttgtttttgttttcaaaaattttgccaaacaaaattttgggttttggtTCAACTTGTGAGAAAAAGCACCATTGATGTGTTTTGGAAACTCGGAAAGTCTTCAAGTGTATTTTTCCTTTCGAGTCATGTCCATTGTTTTCTGCACTAAAAAAAGTCCATGCTTTGGTTTAACGTGTGAGGAAAGGTAACAGTGATGTGTTTGGAAGCTTGGAAAGTCTTccaatgtattttttttcaaaggaaaagTCCACTTCATTGCTTactaaattttcctttcaagtcTATTTTATTCCCTTTTCTGCATTAAAGAAAGTTTTCTAATGgaatattcaaatgaaaatttgagttaattGCATGCTATTGGCTAGACTAAAGAAAGGAAATTCCAAATCCACATCGTCACAATACCTTTTGTCGTTGatgttatgtttttaatcttaattgGAGTCGAAGTTGAagtaaattttagttttagccATGAATTGAAGTTGAAGTCAAAATTGTGATTTTGAAGAGTAATATTAAtacaatgaaaattaattattaaatataaaataactttttatataaattaaaaaatagctcATATGGGaagtaatattaataatttttatattattttttttttgaattttaagttagaaaattttgacatgtattaataaatatataagaagCCAATTCAGGAGgatgcatttttaaattttgtttttttatgggtAAGGATGATGTTTTTCTAAATTCCAAAGGACTTTTcgaattaaatgaaaaaataaataaatttaattaaaatatatacaataaatATTCTTACTTTTATAAGCTGAAATGGTAAAGAGCTTACGTGGAATtggatattatatttttgttttcaacaaaatattatgtaaatattctttaagtttattaattaaACCCTtagattcttttttccttcaaatatgtctcttaaaaagttaaaatttttattaggcTCTGGCCCAGACCTCATTGGCTAAAAAGTTTAAATCATTTGGCTAAAATGGAGAGGTTGACCCATGAACTCTGGCCCAGGCCTCATTGGGCCTTTGAGATTCGGCCCGAAAACTCAGCCCTCTAAACCTCTCCCACGGAGAGACACAGAGCAGAGCGAAATGTATCTGAAGAAAGCATTATGGAGCGAGTCTATGGCGACGCCGGAGTCCGACCAGAAGGCGCCGTATCCGGCGACGGCTGTCGGAGAACTGGTGACGTCGCTGAATAGGCAGAGACTGTACAGAGAGGTGACGCTCGCTCTCCGAACCGGACTCAGAGAGGCACGTGCCGAGTTCTCATTTCTCCGAGTTCGTGGCCTTCGAAGCATTCTCAAGTTTCTCCGTTCGGTCGCCGAGTCCGATTCGACGATCAATCTCTTCTGCCACAGCCAATCTATACCTGAGCTCCAAggttttgactttttttattgatttatttgttgtttgctGCTCAATTATATGGTTTAGGGTTTGTAAAATGCGAGATTTGATGATAGGGATGTTTGGTTGGCGAGACAGTAgaggcaaaacaaaaaaaaaagaaaaaagaaaaaaagaactgAAATTTTGGTGGATCATGGTTTTTGTGTGTTTGACAGAAAAAGAACCTGAGCTAGCCGGGTCGTTGAATTgtgttctgtttggttgctgagaaaatagaagaaaaggaaatgagaagaaaattttgagcgTTATGTGTGTGTAGGCGCGCGCgcgttttcttttttcttttctttttttttcccagtgGAACAAAAGCTACTTAGCTCGCTAgttgaattatattttgtttgcttgttgagaaaatgaaggaaatagaACTCAGGGTCTTACTCGGCGGCTTTGTTTAGTTATATAAGCAAACATACAaaggaattgtttttatttgattaatttcttcCTTTCCATTTCTATGATATAGCTGTTTCTACAGTGCAAGAGTGAATGATGGGGGTGTTTAGTTGATGACGAGATGCAAGAgaggaaaagaagggaaaatttGGAGTGTTATGTTGCCTGTCTATCCGTTTATTTTCAAAGAAGGAAGTCCGAGTAAGTCAAATGGTTGGCtgagaaaatgggagaaaagaaacgaaaagaaaagaaattttgggtATTACCTTTTTATCTGTGTGttttcaaaggaaagaaaagaagaagaaaataaaaagaaccaAATGGTTGAATTatgttctgtttggttgctgagaaaatggaggagtggaaaaaaaagaaaaagaaaaaaaaaggaaatttagaaACCAACCATACAATGGGATTTTAGTTGGGTTAAATTCCAATTCAAAGGCtccaatttctttgcaattttgaaatgttaatgTTGGATACCTTTGCTATGCAACAGTGGTTCCTGttctctttcaaaattcattaaaaCAGTATGAGGAAGACACCGTAGCAAATTTAGATCATATATTTGGTGTAGAACCGATGAAGATAAGTAGTCCTTCAACAGATGCTGAAGTTGCACTTGCACTTCGGGTTTTGGAAGGATGTTGTCTGCTACACAGGGAAAGCACAATTTTCGCTCATCAACATAAAGCAATTGAGGTGTGTATATCAACTTCTTTTGTGcattattattttcctattttctttaatGGTTAACATGCTTCAaccaatattcatttttatttcccaTTTATTCATAACCTTTTAAATTACATGATTAACAAAAACTAGAACATTcaatatttggatttttagaaCAACAGTTCATTGGTTGTATGCTAATTAGAATGATAGAGTGAAACCAGATCATCAAATATATGGGGAATATTTAGTTGATAGAATATCATGATAAATAGTTGGTGAGTtggaataaaaaagataaattcgTAATAAATGTTATGACAACTCCATGCATTACATTTCCATTTAACATCTAACTcacatatttcttttataaaaaacaaaagctaTTGGAAtacaaaagtgaaaataatgaaGGAGAAGGGCAACACAAATTCATTGGAGGATGGACTCAAATGAAGGATAAAACAAAAGGTGAATGATTGAGTGGTTTCCTTGTATAAACTATTAGAAACTATATTTTATGTTGTGATATTTGCCCCAATGAAAAAAGCATTGGAAGATGAAAAGAATAACGTTTGTTGGGGATAGTCATTATTACCATGATTTGTGTAAAAAGGTTCATTCTCTTTTGCTTCAATGCTCACTTCAATGATGCTGCTGTCTTGTGCTTGTGTTGTTCATCCTGTCATTCCAAATGAGTCTAAATGCTGTTCAACTTCGTTTTGCTTCTCTCATGAAGACTTCTCTagattattatcattttataacTCTTCTGGTTCTATTCTTGGCTGTTTGAGCTCCAAAgatgaaatttgttttgattaaGCTGTCAAGTATTGGGTCATGTGGCTTCTGGATGTGAATTTTAAGCTTTATTTGATATCATGCAGATTTTGATGGATATATTGTCAACTCGAGGGGTACTTGAGCAGGGTGCATGCTTGGATGCTTTAATCTCAATAATGTTGGATTCATCAGCAAATCAAATGGTATGCCATCCCTTGGTTTTCGGTTATTGATATGATGGCATGTTTAAGCATATTTATACAGACCTTGAATgccctttcaaatttaattgagACCAGCCATTTGTTGTCCAATTTTAGTAATGGGGTTCTATTAGGCAATGAAAGCATCTGATCTCACATTGGGTTcatgtattttcttttaatggATGATAAAAGTTAACATGAAATGTATTTTGACTTTATATCAGGATTTTGAGTCATGTGATGGTATTGAGGAAGTTGCACATATCATCAGGGACAAACAAGTTGATGAAAACCTAAggtatttttaatctttaatgcATATCTTTGATATTACTAGAGTTTTCTCTATTCTTAACTCCCCCCAGTGAACAGTGTATTGCTCCTTGATGGTAGGGTGAGGTACTTTTACGTGTATTATGTTCCATCTGGATGTTGACTTCTGACATATTTTATGTACACTAATAGCAAATTAGCTGGTCTTCTGACTTTTAgagaaaatgaagtaaaaatatttggtgTGATATTCAGCAAGAAGATTCATGTTTATTGTAGAGTATAGATTCTTCCCTTTGGagaacatgaaaataaatttactgCAGTACTAGTAGGAGATTCTTGTAATCTAAAAATGACTGATCAAAGATATTTGCCTATTGCAATTGCTGATCAGAGTAACCCCTAGGTCTGGTTTTAGGTGATAGGGAGTGGGTTGGGATATGTAATCTGATGATGCTTgtgtatttattaattttgttgtttaaaaGGCCGTAATTTTGGAACACCTTATTCAACTGGTTATTGACTGTGACATGATTGAAGCCTATTGGGCCCTTCTTAATTTTCctgaaaatctattttatttatcataagaTCAATTTAGTGTAGCTGGAGCATCAAACCCATCATTTTGTCAAGGATAGATCTTGAGACAAACTTCCAATTCCTCATCTTTTCCTAGTTTATTTAAAGAGGTAAGCTGATGGAATTTCACTGAAAAAGAGATTCCTATAATCAGCTCTGCCTTCCTAACTTATTTGTGCAGAAGGAACTATGTTGTAAATTCCCGATGCTATAACATTActgagaacattttttttttctctgtttagGATGAAATGTGGAGAGTTCCTGCTGCTACTCATTGGACATGTAAACGGGAGGGAAAGGCCTCCATTGGCTAGAATACATGAAGATGTAAGGAGACTTCTGGGTGAGAAATCTGCCTCCTTGATATGGGCAGCCAGTCAATTTGGGTCTACCCTTGATCCCGAGCAGAGGCTGACAGCTCTGCACATCCAAGCTCGAAGAGTGCTAGAATCACTGGACCTGTACTGAATCAAAACATAGGTGCTCAGTTTCACATTTCTGGTACTTACCAGGCATTTTTGCATTGTTGTCTTGCAAGTAGGAAGTGTTCCATCGAGCTTTTATTTGTTCTGTCTATTAACCATTATTTATCAGACTAATGGTTCAACATGACACTGGAGAAAACTTATGCTTTCAAGTTGTACAAATATGATACATAGCTTCAAATCTCATGCTATATTCTTACAATTATATACGTGTTCTAACCCAGTTCTCATGTGAGTGTTCAAATTATCTAGAGTTGTATAAATATCCTCTGTTTTCTCATGAGATTTGTCACAGGAAAGAAACACATGAATATCTTCTCTATCTTCAATCCAACTGCATCCTGGGCTCTTGTGCATTCCCCTATCCTTAATCATCTGCCTTGTTCTAGCTAGGTCATGCCACCTCCCTGCATAAGCATACAAGTTTGCCAGCAGAACATAGTTTCCAGTATTATTTGGTTCCAACTCTATGAGACTTTCTGCTGCAATTTCTCCCAACTCAACGTTACCCCAAATAACACATCCCCCAAGTAGGGCACCCCACATAACTGAATCAGGCTCCCTTGGTGTTTTCTTAACGAGCTCATAAGCTTCGTCTAGCCTTCCTGCTCGACTTAGGAGATCAATGATACATGTGTAGTGTTTTAAACTTGGTGTCACATTATAATACGCCATCAGATCAAAGAACTCACGGCCAGTCTCAACTGCCCCAGCGTGCACACATGAAGAAAGAACTGATAGGAAAGTCACATGGTCAGGTCTAAAGCCATTTCCCAGCATGTTACGAAATTGGGCAATTCCTTCATCCCCATGTCCATGCATTGCATATGCAGTAAGCATGGCGTTTTGAGACACCAAATTAGGGTTTGAGATCCTGTTATAGACCTGCATTGCATGCTTTATGCTTCCGCATTTTGCATACATGTCCACTAGAGCTGCTCCAATGTGAACATCCAACTCATATCCTCGTCTTATTGAATGTGCATGAACCTGCTTGCCTCGTGCAATGGTCGCCAACCTTGCGCAGGCAGGTAAAATTATTCCAACTGTGTATATATCAGGCCTCAGACTTGAAGTCTGCATCTCAGTGAATAATCTCAGAGCAAGCTCATTGTGGCCGTTCTCCACATGACCCGAAATAATTCCATTCCAGGTATATACATTTGGCTCAAAACCATCTCCTTTCATCTTCTGAATAAGATTCTGAATGTTCTCAAGCTGATTGCAGCAGGCATAGCCAGAGATCAACACGTTCCATGTAGCAGTATCCCTTTCCGTTACTCCATCAAAAGCCAACTGAGCAGCCTTCAAATCTTCACATTTGCTGTACATTTCAACCAATGCTCCACCCACAAAGGTATTCCAATGCAGACCTCTAACAACGGCTTGAGCATGTACCTCCTTCCCTTGTCTCAAAGAAGCCATATCTGCACAAGCAGCAAGAACACTCCCTAGGGTAAAAGAATCAGCTTCAATCCCTTCTTCCATCAGCAAATCCCGGAACATGCTCAAAGCTTCATCAAACAGTAAGTTGTCAGCATATCCTGAAATCATCGAGTTCCATGAAATTGTATCCTTCCCCACCAGCTCCATCTGATCAAACAACTCCTTGGCCTTTTCCACATTACCATTCTCACAGTACCCTACTATCATTGTATTATACGAAACCACATTTTTCACCGAAAACCCTGAAAAGATCTTGAGAGCGCTTCCCATATCAGCGCACCTCCTATACACATCTACCAATCCATTCACAACGAAAGGGTTGGACATGAACCCGTGTCTCGTGACGTAGCCATGGATTTCCTTGCCAAGATTTAGGTTTTGTAATCTGGCACAGGCAGGAAGAACACTAGCTAGGGTTCGGGCATTTGGTTCAAACCCTGCTGCTTGCATTCTGCACAGCAGCTCAAGAGCTTCCTTGTCATAGCCATTCTGTGCGAACCCACCTATAACTGCACTCCAAGAAACAAGATTTGGCTTTGAATTTTCAGAACAAGACATTCTTTCCAGAAGCCCCAAAGCCTCATACACCTTGCCATTGGCAGCACAAGCGGTAACAATGGAGTTCCACGAAACCCGATCAATCTCTGTCATCGATGCTAAAACCTTCTTCGCATCATCTAAGCTTCCACATTTACCATACATATCTATCAGAGCATTTCCCACATAAATATTCGAAACATGTTGATACTTGATCACCACCCCATGCAACTGCCTTCCCAGTTCCAATACTCGGAGCCCACCGCATAACTTCAACACGACGGGAAACACGAAAAACTCCAACCCAATATCATCAAGCTGCAGCTTTTCAAAGAGTGAAAGAGCTTCCTCAAAGTAACCATGATCTACATGAACACTCAGAATGGCTGTCCAAGAGTACAAGTTTCTTTGGGGCATTTTTACAAACACCAAGTTTGCATCATCCAAACAACCAAATCTCCCGTACATTTGTAGCAATTTGGTTTCAACAAACTCATGGCCATGAAACCCAGTTTTGAGGGTGTGGGCATGAACTTGTTTTCCTAGGTTAAGGGTTCTGCAAGATTCAAGAAGTGAAGCGTAAGTGCTTGAATCAATTTGTTTATCAAGTAGTGAAAGATGGGTGTGGTGGGCTGCTGTAGAAAGATGCATGGATTGGGGAGTGGAGTTTGGGCTTTGAAAGGAGAGGTTAGTGGGTTTGCCAGGAACATTGAAATCATGTTGTGGGGGTGGTGGTGGCTGAGGGGTGGTGGTCTGTGGTTGTAGGCCAAGCATTTTGGCTGTGGGGAACAAAGGCAAAAGTTATAACGAAGGTTTAAGAAGGGTTTATGATGGATAAAGGATTGGTCTATTTTCGTCACATTTACCAATCAGATTGTGCCGGGTAgtagaggagagagaaaaaaaaaatctaaaatggCAGACCTCTTGACATGCAATTATTTGAGGGGTGGGTAGAATTtcaatgaacttttttttttttttctatgttttagttttttcttatgGAATTATTTGAGGGGTGGATGGAAATTCAAtgtacttattttcttttctttttttcttttattattattttaaatttaaactaaattaCTAATTTAACATGACATTACATTGCAACTTTTCATTGTCAACTCATTATCTAATGGGAAATTGTATTCCTAAATCCTATCCACCTTGTTTCCTTATTTCCTCACCCAccttaatgaatttttttaatattaaagacccctaaataagagaatgaaaatagccctaagatggtgtttgttttttttatttaattctaaatcaaattttaatacttaataatgttaaattatAGGTTGCTTGTTTTtgttgtattttatttctattaagcattaaaaaataaagaataaccattatattatttttttatttaacaaaaagtttatgataaatcatgaaaaagtaaaaaaacaaacaatctaaattctgaaaacaaattatttttagcaaaaatccaaaaaataaacactCTTTAAATGAATTTCCTCACCACCTTCGCTCAATCCCCTTGGAGCCCTAAACTTGTGTACTTCTATTTTTCAAGATTTGTTTTtacaagtaaaattaaaaaaaaaaaaatcgtgtTTGTTAACcctttactttttaaaatttgattgcaaaaatcaaaatgttacgtcataaaaaaattttgactcccaaattttaaaatatgaaattaactCTCTTAATGTTTCTTACCAAATCAACAATGGTGGATTCAGAAGACATGCTTTTATATGCTAATGTCTAAAATGCAAAATGGAGATGTCTCTTATggtaaaaatgagagaaaaatggtGGGTGAAGAGGAAAGATGGAGCGAAGGATTTTTTTGGGGGAACATTGAGTTTCGATAGGTGGATGCATTGATGGAATGTAAGGGTTAAAATGGGCAAAGAAATTGGGTGGATGAGGAAATAGGAATTAAGATGGGTAGAAATATAATTTCTCTtatataaaatcttaaaattttgaatgcaTATAACAATGTAAGTATTTTACATTTAGTAAACAAAATTAAGTAAAGAGAGCTTGATTTAATGAATcaacttttttatgtttgttagGTCAAAATTGAGTCTGGTCTCATGGTTGTTGGAAGGTTATGAGTCAAaagttaaattttcttttgaatactGGTGATGAGGTTGAAGGAGAGACACAAACTTTAAGCCAATAATTATGTAGTTTCTTTTTATGACCATAGGGTATCTCACCTTTAATCCGATTGGAGTTTGAGAACATCATGATTAGTCTTTGTAAATCATATAATCATTTGGTGCCATATCATGATCTTggtcaacattttttttcttttttcttttttacaatctttttttctt
It encodes:
- the LOC117933705 gene encoding pentatricopeptide repeat-containing protein At2g13600-like produces the protein MLGLQPQTTTPQPPPPPQHDFNVPGKPTNLSFQSPNSTPQSMHLSTAAHHTHLSLLDKQIDSSTYASLLESCRTLNLGKQVHAHTLKTGFHGHEFVETKLLQMYGRFGCLDDANLVFVKMPQRNLYSWTAILSVHVDHGYFEEALSLFEKLQLDDIGLEFFVFPVVLKLCGGLRVLELGRQLHGVVIKYQHVSNIYVGNALIDMYGKCGSLDDAKKVLASMTEIDRVSWNSIVTACAANGKVYEALGLLERMSCSENSKPNLVSWSAVIGGFAQNGYDKEALELLCRMQAAGFEPNARTLASVLPACARLQNLNLGKEIHGYVTRHGFMSNPFVVNGLVDVYRRCADMGSALKIFSGFSVKNVVSYNTMIVGYCENGNVEKAKELFDQMELVGKDTISWNSMISGYADNLLFDEALSMFRDLLMEEGIEADSFTLGSVLAACADMASLRQGKEVHAQAVVRGLHWNTFVGGALVEMYSKCEDLKAAQLAFDGVTERDTATWNVLISGYACCNQLENIQNLIQKMKGDGFEPNVYTWNGIISGHVENGHNELALRLFTEMQTSSLRPDIYTVGIILPACARLATIARGKQVHAHSIRRGYELDVHIGAALVDMYAKCGSIKHAMQVYNRISNPNLVSQNAMLTAYAMHGHGDEGIAQFRNMLGNGFRPDHVTFLSVLSSCVHAGAVETGREFFDLMAYYNVTPSLKHYTCIIDLLSRAGRLDEAYELVKKTPREPDSVMWGALLGGCVIWGNVELGEIAAESLIELEPNNTGNYVLLANLYAYAGRWHDLARTRQMIKDRGMHKSPGCSWIEDREDIHVFLSCDKSHEKTEDIYTTLDNLNTHMRTGLEHVYNCKNIA
- the LOC117933706 gene encoding uncharacterized protein LOC117933706, encoding MYLKKALWSESMATPESDQKAPYPATAVGELVTSLNRQRLYREVTLALRTGLREARAEFSFLRVRGLRSILKFLRSVAESDSTINLFCHSQSIPELQVVPVLFQNSLKQYEEDTVANLDHIFGVEPMKISSPSTDAEVALALRVLEGCCLLHRESTIFAHQHKAIEILMDILSTRGVLEQGACLDALISIMLDSSANQMDFESCDGIEEVAHIIRDKQVDENLRMKCGEFLLLLIGHVNGRERPPLARIHEDVRRLLGEKSASLIWAASQFGSTLDPEQRLTALHIQARRVLESLDLY